One genomic segment of Paenibacillus durus includes these proteins:
- a CDS encoding peptidylprolyl isomerase produces the protein MAKQAKITLENGGEVLLDLFDQDAPNTVANFEKLASDGFYNGLVFHRVIPGFVAQGGCPNGTGTGGPGYTINCEINPNKHERGTLAMAHAGRNTGGSQFYICFAPQPHLDGQHTVFGKVVKGMEYVDAFQGRDKMTSVEVYEA, from the coding sequence ATGGCAAAACAAGCGAAAATCACACTCGAAAACGGCGGCGAAGTCCTGCTCGACCTGTTCGATCAAGATGCTCCCAATACCGTAGCCAATTTTGAAAAGCTGGCGAGTGACGGTTTCTATAACGGTCTTGTGTTCCACCGCGTGATCCCGGGCTTCGTGGCCCAAGGCGGCTGTCCTAACGGCACAGGAACCGGCGGACCAGGATACACAATCAACTGCGAGATCAACCCGAACAAGCATGAGCGCGGAACGCTCGCCATGGCGCATGCCGGACGCAACACCGGCGGCAGCCAGTTCTACATCTGCTTTGCTCCGCAGCCGCATCTTGACGGCCAGCATACCGTATTCGGCAAAGTAGTAAAGGGCATGGAATACGTCGATGCCTTCCAAGGCCGCGACAAAATGACTTCCGTGGAAGTTTACGAAGCGTAA
- the lysA gene encoding diaminopimelate decarboxylase translates to MYLHGTSRINDAGHLEIGGCDVTELKAEYGTPLYIMDEQLIRRRCREYMDAFAASGLGFQVAYASKAFSVMAMCRIADEEGLSLDVVSDGELYTALQAGFPADRIHFHGNNKTPFEIEMALDAGIGCFVVDNFVELELLQAIAASKHVNVNILLRVTPGVEAHAHHAYAATGQTDSKFGFDIGNGSAFEAVKQASAKDNLTLLGVHSHIGSQIFETEGFEMAVERVADFARRVKEELNTEFRVVNLGGGFGIRYTEGDTPLQVSEYVAAITGAVKKYFAGIGAVLPEIWVEPGRSIVGDAGTTLYTVGTNKTIPGVRKYVAVDGGMGDNPRPALYESKYEALLANRANEASVETVSIAGKCCESGDMLIWDVELPETKSGDLLAVACTGAYNYSMASNYNRIARPAVVFVQNGQSDLVVKRESHSDLIANDIIPARIAKQPVTK, encoded by the coding sequence ATGTATTTACACGGGACGAGCCGGATTAACGATGCCGGTCATTTGGAAATCGGCGGATGCGACGTTACGGAACTCAAAGCCGAGTACGGAACTCCGCTATATATCATGGATGAACAGCTTATCCGCCGCCGCTGCCGCGAATATATGGACGCTTTTGCCGCCAGCGGGCTGGGCTTCCAAGTAGCCTACGCCAGCAAGGCGTTCTCGGTAATGGCGATGTGCCGGATCGCGGATGAAGAGGGGCTTTCCCTTGATGTCGTCTCCGACGGCGAGCTTTACACAGCTTTGCAGGCCGGATTTCCGGCTGACCGGATTCACTTTCATGGCAACAACAAGACGCCGTTTGAAATCGAGATGGCACTGGACGCGGGAATTGGCTGCTTCGTCGTCGACAACTTCGTTGAGCTGGAGCTTCTGCAAGCCATCGCGGCGAGCAAGCATGTAAATGTCAATATTCTGCTGCGCGTAACGCCTGGTGTTGAGGCGCATGCGCATCATGCCTATGCCGCCACCGGCCAGACCGATTCCAAGTTCGGTTTCGATATTGGCAACGGCTCGGCCTTTGAAGCGGTAAAACAGGCATCTGCCAAGGACAATCTGACGCTGCTGGGCGTACATTCGCATATCGGCTCCCAGATTTTTGAGACGGAAGGCTTTGAAATGGCGGTTGAGCGTGTAGCCGACTTTGCCCGCCGCGTGAAGGAAGAACTGAACACCGAGTTCCGCGTGGTCAACCTCGGCGGAGGCTTCGGCATCCGTTATACCGAAGGCGACACGCCGCTGCAAGTATCCGAATATGTCGCCGCCATCACTGGCGCGGTGAAGAAGTATTTTGCGGGAATCGGCGCGGTGCTGCCTGAAATCTGGGTCGAGCCGGGCCGCAGTATTGTCGGCGACGCAGGAACGACTCTGTATACGGTCGGCACGAACAAGACGATCCCGGGCGTACGCAAATATGTCGCGGTCGACGGAGGGATGGGCGATAATCCGCGTCCTGCGCTCTATGAATCGAAATATGAGGCGCTGCTGGCGAACCGTGCGAATGAGGCGTCCGTGGAGACCGTATCCATCGCGGGCAAATGCTGCGAAAGCGGCGATATGCTGATTTGGGATGTGGAGCTGCCGGAAACGAAGAGCGGCGATCTGCTCGCCGTAGCTTGCACAGGCGCCTATAACTATTCCATGGCCAGCAACTACAACCGTATCGCCCGTCCGGCCGTTGTATTCGTGCAGAACGGACAAAGCGATCTTGTGGTCAAGCGTGAAAGCCATAGCGATCTGATTGCCAATGACATTATTCCGGCGCGAATCGCGAAACAGCCGGTAACGAAATAA
- a CDS encoding spore germination protein — MSKYIHSGDYLDSKGPKQPLSDAENAGDTSGASNLVVEQAAGETEAAAESDASSGASEGVSAGAVDLATGFVMKQSAGAGEMEASWEPGAPEEGSEGGVTGFIKSILSGEDGSKESSSEQAQAGSNLSPDEERPEEQTGDGAQKGEENQGAESLQEQEAASGQPKDPKQEKRDKELSNSVKESIIYWHGEDKIPESLDQTKEILTEVMGLGASFDVVFREMVLGGRKTGLLLISGFAKDVVLDEILKRLTYLTPVSMSSDALAAFMNEYIPHIQVEKADRMSDAINQAMAGMSVLFIEGESHVIIMDTRLYPVRGPEEPSIERVVRGARDGFTETLLSNIALVRRRLRDPGLRIELHKVGRRTQTDVSIAYIDDIVDKTQVKAVTEKIKSVDIDGIPLADKQLEEAIIGKNWNPYPMVRYSERPDVVASHLLEGRVVLFVDTSPSVMVIPTTFFDLCQHAEENRQTPLMGSYLRWVRLAGIFASIFLLPLWMLLVIHPELKPPMLEFIGPQKNARIPLLAQFLIIEFGVDLLRMAAVHTPSPLGSAMGLVAAILIGDIAVQTGLFVNEVVLYMAVATIGMFATPSYELGLANRIVRLLLLLATGFFHVSGLVVASTLFIVLLTVNRSYNSSYLWPFIPFNAKAMGAILFRVPVLSSKTRPSFNKTRDNTRMPLTAGKKDKS, encoded by the coding sequence ATGAGCAAATACATTCATAGCGGTGATTACTTGGACAGCAAAGGACCGAAGCAGCCGCTTTCGGATGCGGAGAACGCCGGAGATACCAGCGGGGCATCCAATCTTGTTGTGGAGCAAGCCGCCGGAGAAACCGAAGCAGCGGCTGAGAGCGACGCGTCGAGCGGCGCCAGTGAAGGAGTGAGCGCTGGCGCAGTTGACTTGGCGACAGGCTTCGTAATGAAGCAGAGCGCCGGAGCGGGCGAAATGGAAGCATCCTGGGAGCCTGGAGCTCCGGAGGAGGGCTCCGAAGGAGGGGTAACCGGCTTTATCAAGAGTATTTTGAGTGGTGAAGACGGCAGTAAGGAATCTTCTTCAGAGCAGGCTCAGGCAGGTTCGAACCTATCCCCGGACGAAGAACGGCCGGAAGAGCAAACTGGCGATGGGGCGCAAAAGGGAGAAGAAAATCAGGGTGCGGAGAGCCTTCAAGAACAGGAGGCGGCTTCGGGGCAGCCTAAAGATCCCAAGCAGGAGAAACGGGATAAGGAACTTTCAAATTCCGTGAAAGAATCCATTATATATTGGCATGGCGAGGACAAGATTCCGGAATCGCTTGATCAGACAAAAGAAATTTTGACCGAAGTGATGGGCCTTGGAGCGTCATTCGACGTAGTATTCCGGGAAATGGTCTTAGGCGGCAGAAAAACGGGTCTTTTATTAATCAGCGGCTTTGCCAAGGACGTCGTCCTGGATGAGATCCTGAAGCGGCTTACCTACTTGACCCCAGTCAGTATGTCTTCTGATGCCTTGGCCGCATTTATGAATGAGTACATCCCTCATATCCAGGTCGAGAAGGCCGATCGGATGAGCGACGCGATCAACCAGGCCATGGCGGGGATGAGCGTTCTGTTTATTGAGGGAGAATCGCATGTCATCATCATGGATACGCGGCTTTATCCGGTTCGGGGGCCGGAGGAGCCATCTATCGAGCGAGTGGTGCGGGGCGCGCGCGACGGGTTCACGGAGACACTGCTGAGCAATATCGCCCTTGTTCGCCGCAGGCTGCGTGATCCGGGACTGAGAATCGAGCTTCACAAGGTGGGACGGAGGACGCAAACGGATGTGTCCATCGCCTATATCGACGATATTGTGGATAAAACCCAGGTCAAAGCGGTCACCGAAAAAATCAAAAGCGTCGACATTGACGGCATTCCGCTGGCAGACAAGCAGTTGGAGGAGGCAATCATAGGGAAGAACTGGAATCCGTATCCTATGGTCCGTTATTCCGAGCGGCCGGACGTTGTCGCTTCCCACCTGCTTGAAGGCAGGGTCGTCTTATTCGTTGATACGTCCCCCAGCGTAATGGTCATCCCGACGACGTTTTTTGATTTGTGTCAGCATGCGGAAGAGAACCGCCAGACCCCGCTTATGGGCTCTTATTTGCGGTGGGTTCGGCTCGCCGGAATCTTCGCTTCCATCTTCCTGCTGCCGCTCTGGATGCTGTTAGTCATCCATCCCGAGCTAAAGCCCCCGATGCTCGAATTTATTGGTCCGCAGAAGAATGCCAGAATTCCGCTGCTTGCCCAGTTTCTGATCATCGAGTTCGGTGTGGATTTGCTGCGCATGGCCGCAGTGCATACACCCTCACCGCTTGGTTCGGCCATGGGCCTGGTCGCCGCGATTCTGATCGGAGACATCGCCGTGCAGACCGGACTGTTCGTTAATGAGGTTGTCCTGTATATGGCCGTGGCTACGATCGGCATGTTTGCTACGCCAAGCTATGAGCTTGGCTTGGCCAACCGGATTGTCCGCCTGCTCCTGCTTCTGGCCACAGGCTTCTTCCATGTTTCAGGACTTGTGGTCGCCTCGACCCTGTTCATCGTTCTGCTGACGGTCAACCGTTCCTACAACTCGTCCTATCTGTGGCCATTCATACCGTTTAATGCAAAGGCTATGGGGGCAATCCTGTTCCGCGTGCCGGTGCTTTCTTCCAAAACAAGGCCGTCTTTCAATAAAACGAGGGATAATACGCGTATGCCTCTAACCGCCGGAAAGAAGGACAAATCGTAG
- a CDS encoding collagen binding domain-containing protein has product MTLRKLMRKRIALWLVILMLVAQYSYGLGFTTEVKAGAIENDTNIITSVSMAVYGPGGETVTGDVYEQGSEVTLNYTWALPDGHSYKAGDTFAFHLPDQFKLFNDISGPLVSDEGDVGSFTVNKDNHLVVMTFNSFIEDHDNVHGTLSFRTKFDKEVIKGSTVQEILFPVNGDTQVVTLRFKPNIASAIEKKGTPEGYNAESIQWSVDVNKTLESVYGAEMSDPIPAGLTVDTVTAAVYQLDVQLDGTVNQGPLVDSAKYTLDVQNGTLKLKFADSPITGAYRIVFSTAITDLTKTKFTNTASFSGDNLSPVTASATVAVQRAPSLQKYAIRYEPSTQTVTWGINYNYNYGTIPQADTVLKDLFNDSQELVPDSVKVYNVSVDSDGKAEVGSQLAEGTDYTVSPASAVGKTGFKLQFLRDVTTPYFIEYKTKNKERLFDSKRIYNTVTSGTYKAEYNQDIHPVIIYKTVDAAGADYRNKTVDWKITINEDNYPMSDVVVKDTFPSGGLTFIPESLVVRNASGTVVPASEYTLEYTQPVVQGEGFTVAFKKPITGKYTISYKLRFDYYGIKDGGDKFYNTATVTWDEGTASAKAIFNPRIEVKNNGFKYGQYNAASKEITWSIGANYNGKPLQNAEIVDAIEAPQQLVPGSVKIKQLYLWPNGLTWKMSDLNVKYSVTLGNDNVLRVKFDEPVNYPFYVEFKTTLEGQLINSGKVYNTASIYDGNKKVSGDLTGAVTIPYGGEYVVKSGAQAGDKINWTIHINRGQSFIKDAKITDVGSANQMLLTDSFHLYPTTVAQDGTLTKAAPELVKGTDYTLDITTTNEGKQTFVLSFVKDIKSAYILEYQSLIAARSGETVTNAVTLSGNNVVEVTKETSTEIIVGVSSGFGTGSGSRSMLTIKKLDDDDHLKLLVGATFDLYRLNGSERLLIGTKTTGADGTVIFNGILAGSYVLVETKAPEGYVLGAAERPVTVGAGANIVLPITNHKLASPTPSVTPSPTPSVTPSPTPSPTPSAVPSVPPSVNPSVAPSVPPSEAPSVAPSEPPIVNPSAAPSESPSVTPSITPAPSATPTASTVIIPDEQIPAGPANSSEPQPSPVPSVTPTEVPADDEVPLGGVDIDEDDVPKGGPSDPGPSPATGNLPKTGEGSSLPIYMGGLGLILIGLILNRWLIHNKKTK; this is encoded by the coding sequence ATGACGTTGCGGAAATTGATGAGGAAAAGAATCGCCTTGTGGCTCGTGATCCTGATGCTGGTTGCCCAATACAGCTATGGTCTCGGATTTACGACTGAAGTCAAGGCGGGAGCTATCGAGAACGACACGAATATTATCACCAGTGTGTCAATGGCGGTCTATGGTCCCGGCGGAGAGACGGTTACGGGCGATGTCTACGAGCAGGGCTCGGAAGTAACGTTGAATTATACCTGGGCCTTGCCGGATGGGCATAGTTATAAGGCCGGGGACACGTTTGCTTTCCATCTGCCCGACCAGTTCAAGCTATTCAATGATATTAGCGGTCCGCTGGTTTCTGATGAAGGCGACGTGGGCAGTTTTACCGTTAACAAAGATAATCATCTTGTTGTCATGACATTTAACAGCTTCATTGAGGACCATGACAATGTACATGGAACGCTGAGCTTCCGCACCAAGTTCGATAAAGAGGTAATCAAAGGCAGCACCGTTCAGGAGATCCTGTTCCCGGTCAACGGGGATACCCAAGTGGTCACCCTGCGTTTCAAGCCGAATATCGCGTCCGCCATTGAGAAAAAAGGAACGCCCGAGGGGTACAATGCGGAGAGCATTCAGTGGTCGGTGGATGTGAATAAGACACTGGAATCGGTCTATGGCGCGGAGATGAGCGATCCCATTCCGGCGGGCTTGACCGTTGATACGGTAACTGCCGCTGTCTATCAGCTTGATGTTCAGCTGGATGGGACGGTGAATCAAGGCCCTCTTGTTGATTCCGCAAAATACACGCTGGATGTTCAGAATGGAACGCTTAAGCTGAAGTTTGCCGATTCGCCGATCACCGGCGCATACCGTATTGTGTTTTCCACAGCAATTACCGATCTGACCAAAACGAAATTTACAAATACGGCATCCTTCTCTGGCGACAATTTGTCTCCGGTGACCGCCTCGGCAACGGTTGCGGTTCAACGCGCGCCGAGTCTGCAAAAATATGCAATTCGTTATGAACCCTCCACACAGACTGTCACCTGGGGCATCAATTACAATTATAACTATGGTACGATCCCGCAGGCTGATACGGTGCTCAAGGATTTATTCAATGACAGTCAGGAATTGGTTCCGGATTCCGTTAAAGTCTATAATGTGAGCGTGGATTCCGATGGAAAGGCGGAGGTGGGCTCACAGCTGGCGGAAGGAACGGATTATACGGTTTCACCGGCTTCCGCAGTTGGCAAAACCGGGTTTAAGCTTCAGTTTTTGCGGGATGTGACCACGCCTTATTTTATCGAGTACAAGACCAAGAACAAGGAGCGTCTGTTCGACTCCAAAAGAATATACAACACGGTAACCTCCGGCACTTATAAAGCGGAATACAATCAGGATATTCACCCCGTCATTATTTATAAAACAGTCGATGCCGCCGGAGCCGATTACCGCAACAAAACCGTAGACTGGAAAATTACGATCAACGAGGACAACTACCCGATGAGTGATGTTGTCGTCAAGGATACCTTCCCTTCCGGCGGCCTTACATTTATTCCGGAGTCGCTGGTAGTCCGCAATGCTTCGGGAACCGTAGTCCCTGCATCGGAATATACATTGGAGTATACCCAGCCGGTTGTGCAAGGAGAAGGATTCACCGTAGCTTTCAAAAAGCCGATTACCGGAAAATATACCATCAGCTATAAGCTGCGCTTTGACTATTACGGCATCAAGGACGGCGGGGATAAATTCTATAATACGGCAACCGTTACCTGGGACGAAGGAACCGCCTCGGCGAAGGCTATATTCAATCCCCGGATCGAAGTCAAGAATAACGGATTCAAATATGGACAGTACAATGCGGCGTCCAAGGAAATAACATGGTCGATTGGAGCCAACTATAACGGCAAGCCGCTGCAAAATGCGGAGATTGTTGACGCCATTGAGGCGCCGCAGCAGCTGGTGCCCGGATCGGTGAAGATCAAGCAGTTGTATTTATGGCCGAATGGCCTCACCTGGAAAATGTCCGACCTGAATGTGAAATACTCGGTTACACTAGGCAACGACAATGTGCTGAGAGTGAAATTCGATGAACCGGTGAATTACCCTTTCTACGTCGAGTTTAAAACAACTCTCGAAGGACAGCTGATTAACAGCGGCAAAGTTTATAATACGGCAAGCATTTATGACGGAAATAAGAAGGTATCGGGAGATCTGACTGGCGCTGTGACCATTCCATATGGTGGAGAGTATGTCGTCAAGAGCGGAGCGCAGGCTGGCGACAAGATTAACTGGACGATTCATATCAACCGGGGCCAATCCTTCATAAAGGATGCGAAGATTACGGATGTCGGAAGCGCGAATCAAATGCTGCTGACCGATTCGTTCCATCTGTATCCTACGACGGTTGCTCAGGACGGAACGCTGACCAAAGCAGCTCCGGAGCTTGTAAAGGGAACCGATTATACTCTCGATATCACCACAACGAATGAAGGCAAGCAGACATTTGTCTTAAGCTTTGTGAAAGACATTAAATCGGCGTATATCCTGGAGTACCAGTCGCTGATTGCGGCCCGCAGCGGAGAAACGGTGACGAATGCCGTTACGCTCAGCGGCAACAATGTGGTGGAAGTGACGAAGGAAACTTCGACTGAGATTATCGTCGGCGTGTCGAGCGGCTTTGGAACAGGCAGCGGTTCAAGAAGCATGCTGACGATCAAGAAGCTGGACGACGACGATCACCTGAAGCTTCTAGTTGGAGCGACATTTGATTTGTATCGTCTGAACGGAAGCGAACGCTTGTTAATCGGAACGAAGACGACTGGGGCGGACGGTACCGTTATATTTAACGGAATTTTGGCCGGAAGCTATGTATTGGTAGAGACGAAGGCACCCGAAGGCTATGTTCTGGGTGCCGCCGAGCGTCCGGTGACCGTTGGTGCAGGGGCAAATATTGTACTGCCAATAACCAATCATAAGCTCGCTTCACCGACACCGTCCGTAACACCGTCGCCAACGCCGTCCGTGACACCATCGCCAACACCGTCGCCAACGCCGTCGGCCGTTCCATCGGTACCGCCGTCTGTGAACCCGTCGGTTGCGCCATCGGTACCGCCGTCTGAGGCCCCGTCGGTTGCGCCATCTGAGCCGCCGATCGTGAACCCGTCGGCTGCGCCATCAGAATCACCGTCCGTTACGCCGTCAATTACACCGGCTCCATCAGCAACACCTACGGCTTCGACCGTCATTATCCCGGATGAGCAAATTCCGGCAGGGCCGGCGAATTCGAGTGAGCCGCAGCCTTCACCGGTACCTAGTGTGACGCCGACGGAAGTGCCGGCAGATGACGAGGTTCCGCTTGGCGGGGTCGACATTGACGAGGATGACGTTCCCAAAGGCGGCCCTTCCGACCCGGGTCCAAGTCCCGCAACCGGCAACTTGCCGAAGACCGGAGAAGGAAGCTCGCTTCCTATATATATGGGCGGTCTGGGTCTTATCCTGATCGGACTTATCCTCAACCGCTGGTTGATCCATAACAAGAAAACGAAATAA
- a CDS encoding stage V sporulation protein AB, translating into MTAPIEVGLNLILGIAGGIAVGGGVIALFVVLDMIPRLAQLTKSYDKVHWYEGAMVSGSLLGTVSDFWNWKIAAGPVAEAAVGLFGGIFVGMLAAALTEVLNVLPILAKRLHMTSHLFGLLMAMVCGKVAGSLFDWFVYRQ; encoded by the coding sequence ATGACGGCTCCGATTGAGGTGGGCCTGAATTTGATCCTTGGCATTGCGGGAGGCATCGCCGTCGGCGGCGGGGTGATCGCTCTGTTTGTCGTGCTCGACATGATTCCGCGGTTGGCGCAGCTGACGAAATCTTACGATAAGGTTCACTGGTATGAAGGCGCTATGGTCAGCGGATCGCTGCTAGGCACGGTGAGCGATTTCTGGAACTGGAAAATTGCAGCAGGCCCGGTGGCCGAAGCGGCGGTCGGCTTGTTCGGGGGAATCTTTGTCGGCATGCTTGCCGCCGCCTTGACGGAAGTTCTTAACGTACTGCCGATTTTGGCCAAACGCCTTCATATGACTTCACACCTGTTCGGTCTGCTGATGGCGATGGTATGTGGCAAAGTGGCGGGTTCCTTATTTGATTGGTTTGTGTATCGACAGTAA
- a CDS encoding stage V sporulation protein AA: protein MKTHSGSAIYIQLKNRVTLPQGKGVKLGDIAYLIAPPEWEERLKSLLLVQPEYSDGNLILIDLLKVIPLVKQLLPEADIEPIGEGKTIVQISESKGGQKPSPAMFALVWLLLFFGAALTIMNFHADVSMQAVQIRIVEMLTGRRDEHPYLFQLAYSIGIGFGMVIFFNHLFKKKWNEEPTPLEVEMFLYQKNIDQYVIHEEYRKMKRDEGGTSEREEV from the coding sequence ATGAAGACCCACTCTGGTTCCGCCATCTATATACAACTGAAGAATCGGGTGACGCTTCCTCAAGGTAAAGGTGTGAAGCTTGGCGACATCGCATACCTGATTGCACCGCCGGAGTGGGAGGAGCGGCTAAAATCACTGCTTCTGGTCCAGCCGGAGTACAGCGACGGCAACCTGATCCTCATCGATCTGCTGAAGGTCATTCCTCTGGTGAAGCAGCTGCTGCCGGAAGCCGATATCGAGCCGATTGGAGAAGGAAAGACGATTGTCCAGATCAGCGAATCCAAGGGCGGTCAGAAGCCGTCGCCTGCGATGTTCGCGCTTGTCTGGCTGCTGCTGTTCTTTGGCGCGGCGCTGACGATTATGAATTTCCATGCGGACGTGAGTATGCAGGCGGTCCAAATCCGGATTGTGGAGATGCTGACCGGCCGCAGGGACGAGCATCCTTATCTGTTCCAACTGGCCTATTCCATCGGTATCGGGTTCGGCATGGTGATCTTTTTCAATCATCTTTTTAAGAAAAAATGGAATGAGGAGCCGACCCCGCTCGAAGTGGAAATGTTCCTGTATCAGAAAAATATCGACCAGTACGTTATTCATGAGGAATACCGGAAAATGAAGCGTGACGAAGGCGGAACAAGTGAAAGGGAGGAAGTGTAA
- a CDS encoding DMT family transporter, which yields MSNVTASSQTQTVRTAPLRGGFWLVVLGAALWGVDPLFRILLLKSLTSSQIVLLEHVVLFLAAAPVLWRHRAELKRIRLRHAAALIFVSWGGSAVATILFTKALAGGDINAVVLLQKLQPLFAIGLAALVLKERLPRYFGPLVLLALLGTYLLTFGWSMPFGQAASFIGIGSVMALGAAALWGGSTVMGRYLLGTMKYETVTSLRFILALPFLFVLTSMEGAPWQLQGGLGSSAAIAINLLLQALLPGLLSMLLYYKGLSTTKASFATLAELSFPMTSLVLNWIVYQQLVTWQQILGFAMIWTALFFISSQQRERLEAASQPNS from the coding sequence ATGAGTAATGTAACGGCTTCTTCTCAAACTCAAACGGTGCGGACGGCGCCGCTGCGCGGCGGATTCTGGCTGGTGGTTCTTGGGGCGGCTCTATGGGGCGTCGACCCGCTGTTCCGCATCCTGCTGCTGAAGTCTCTGACTTCGTCGCAAATCGTGCTGCTGGAGCATGTGGTGCTCTTTCTGGCGGCCGCTCCCGTGTTATGGCGCCACCGGGCCGAACTGAAGCGAATACGGCTGCGGCATGCGGCCGCATTGATCTTCGTATCCTGGGGCGGATCGGCCGTGGCGACCATCCTGTTCACCAAGGCGCTCGCAGGCGGCGACATTAACGCTGTGGTGCTGCTCCAGAAGCTGCAGCCGCTGTTCGCCATTGGCCTTGCCGCCCTGGTGCTGAAGGAACGGCTGCCCCGCTATTTCGGTCCGCTCGTTCTGCTTGCGCTCCTTGGCACCTATTTGCTGACCTTTGGCTGGAGCATGCCGTTCGGGCAGGCCGCCAGCTTCATCGGAATCGGCAGCGTCATGGCTCTTGGAGCAGCGGCGCTGTGGGGCGGATCGACCGTGATGGGCCGCTATCTGCTTGGAACTATGAAGTACGAGACCGTTACTTCGCTGCGCTTTATTCTGGCGCTGCCGTTTCTATTCGTCCTTACGTCGATGGAAGGAGCGCCTTGGCAGCTGCAAGGGGGACTCGGTTCCTCCGCCGCCATAGCAATCAATCTGCTGCTGCAGGCGCTTCTTCCCGGGCTGCTCAGCATGCTGCTGTACTACAAAGGACTGAGTACAACCAAAGCCTCTTTTGCGACACTCGCAGAGCTAAGCTTCCCGATGACCAGCCTTGTACTGAACTGGATCGTCTATCAACAGCTAGTCACGTGGCAGCAGATTCTGGGCTTTGCGATGATCTGGACCGCGCTGTTCTTCATCTCCAGCCAGCAGAGAGAACGGCTTGAGGCGGCGAGCCAGCCGAATTCATAA
- a CDS encoding carboxylesterase/lipase family protein, giving the protein MRQPEAATMYGKVRGIQDHGINIWRGIPFAAPPTGELRFRAPQPPASWNGVRDAFAFGPVCHQPPDRKGTRFPGGTPVYDEDCLYLNVWAPAGAESLPVMVWIHGGTFLTGAGSQPLFDGAALALSGNVVVVSVNYRLGPFGFLHLAPLGDDYSSNVGLLDQIAALEWTRGNIAGFGGDPQRITVFGESAGSMSIAALLAMPAARGLLTGAIMQSGPSQAFRPEQGEAVALGLLAELGIDRANAGKLLELPAEAIMEAAGRLVQRLTGGSPAMIFQPVVDSLTLPEEPVRAVANGSAAGIPLLIGTNAHEGHYFFREGAQVPAIEESLKVLQQALGTPDLSELASHYPANWEGPAGILTDLFFWGGAIAFAESQLEHGPVWMYRFDWGVKEHPLLLRAVHTAEIPYVFGNMSHLRDLGLAISPPMESLSSSMQNAWIAFAHGGRPGTRDLPWPEYGLTERATLIFDETACVVKDPDPEKRRLVFKYIS; this is encoded by the coding sequence GTGCGACAGCCTGAAGCTGCAACGATGTACGGAAAAGTACGGGGCATACAAGATCATGGCATTAACATCTGGCGTGGTATTCCTTTCGCCGCTCCTCCCACCGGCGAACTGCGTTTTAGGGCGCCTCAGCCTCCGGCAAGCTGGAACGGGGTGCGGGACGCCTTCGCCTTCGGCCCGGTATGCCACCAGCCGCCTGACCGGAAAGGCACCCGCTTTCCCGGAGGAACGCCGGTCTACGATGAGGACTGCCTATACCTGAATGTATGGGCGCCTGCCGGGGCGGAGTCTCTGCCTGTTATGGTATGGATTCACGGCGGGACGTTTCTGACCGGAGCGGGCAGCCAGCCGCTGTTCGACGGTGCCGCTCTTGCCCTCAGCGGAAATGTCGTTGTCGTATCGGTCAATTACCGTCTGGGACCGTTCGGATTTCTTCATTTGGCGCCGCTCGGCGATGACTACTCATCCAATGTGGGACTGCTGGATCAGATTGCCGCGCTGGAATGGACGCGAGGCAATATTGCCGGTTTTGGCGGCGACCCGCAGCGGATAACGGTATTCGGCGAGTCGGCGGGAAGCATGAGCATCGCCGCGCTGCTGGCAATGCCGGCCGCGCGCGGCCTGCTTACGGGCGCGATTATGCAGAGCGGCCCATCCCAGGCGTTTCGTCCCGAGCAGGGCGAGGCAGTTGCCTTAGGGCTGCTCGCCGAGCTGGGCATTGACCGGGCGAATGCAGGGAAGCTGCTGGAGCTTCCGGCCGAAGCCATTATGGAAGCGGCTGGAAGGCTAGTGCAGCGGCTGACCGGCGGTTCGCCCGCCATGATCTTTCAGCCTGTGGTTGATTCCCTGACACTGCCGGAAGAGCCGGTTCGGGCCGTCGCGAACGGTTCTGCGGCGGGTATTCCGCTGCTGATCGGCACGAACGCCCACGAAGGCCACTATTTTTTCCGTGAAGGTGCGCAGGTACCGGCCATCGAAGAGTCGCTGAAGGTGCTCCAGCAAGCGCTGGGTACACCGGATCTGTCAGAACTTGCCTCACATTATCCTGCGAACTGGGAGGGGCCTGCCGGGATCTTGACCGATCTGTTCTTCTGGGGCGGTGCGATTGCGTTTGCGGAGAGCCAACTGGAGCACGGACCGGTCTGGATGTACCGCTTCGATTGGGGAGTGAAGGAGCATCCGCTGCTCTTAAGAGCGGTACACACCGCGGAGATCCCCTATGTGTTTGGCAATATGTCGCATTTGCGGGACTTGGGACTCGCAATCAGCCCGCCGATGGAGTCGCTTTCGAGTAGCATGCAGAATGCATGGATTGCATTTGCCCACGGAGGAAGACCGGGTACCAGAGACCTTCCGTGGCCGGAGTACGGGCTTACGGAGCGAGCCACCCTTATTTTTGACGAAACCGCATGCGTGGTGAAGGACCCTGACCCGGAGAAACGCCGGCTGGTGTTCAAATATATTTCTTAA